The DNA segment GCGCGCTTTCGATATGACCCTGGCGGAGATCGTCGAACGCTCGGCGCCGGAAACCGCCTGCCTGTCGATGCTGGATATCGACCATTTCAAACGCATCAACGATACCTACGGCCATACCATCGGCGATAACGTAATCAAATACGTCGCCACGCTGATGAAAAAACACGCCGAAGACCATCACCACGTCGCCCGCTACGGCGGCGAAGAGCTTGCCATCATCATGCCGAATACCAGCCCGGATCGGGCGATACAAATCTCGGAGAACATCCGTAGCGCCATGGAAGCCAGCAAGCTGCAGCGCAAGAACGACAACCAGCCGCTGGGCAAAATCACACTGTCGATCGGCGTCGCCCGTTTGCAGCAGGGCGACGATTCAGAAAGTTTTCTGGTCAGGGCCGATAAAGCGCTCTATCAAGCCAAACAAAGCGGCCGCAATAAGGTGGTGCCGTCGTGAGCCCGGATGCCGCTTGGGGTTCAGGCCTCGGCAAAGCGCTGGACGATCAAGCACCCCACCATATCGCCCTCGACATTGACCATAGTGCGGACCGTATCCAGCACCCGGTCCACCGGCAATAAAATCGCGACCGCTTCGGCCGGCAAACCGACGGCTTGCAAGACCATCACCATGGTCACCATCCCGGCGCTGGGTATGCCCGGCGCGCCGATGGCAGCCACCATCGTCGTAAAACAGACGATCAGTTGCTGCGCCAAATCCAACTCGATCCCGGCCAGATTGGCGACAAACAACGCCGCGGCCGCCTCGTACAGTGCAGTGCCGTCCATATTGACGGTGGCACCAAGCGGGATTACAAAACCGGCAATACTAGGCTTGACGTGTAGATGCTGCTCGGCGCAACGCAAGGTTACCGGCAGCGTCGCCGAGCTGGAACTGGTGGCAAAGGCGGTGAGCAGCGCGGCACGTGCGCCGCGGAAAAACTTCAGCGGCGAGACGCCGGTCGCCAGGAATAACAAGCCCGGCAACACCACGAAACCATGCAGCAAGGTGGTACCGATCACGACCGCGACGAATTGGGCCAAACTGCTCAACAAAGCCATGTTCTGTGTCGCCAGCAACTGCGCCAGCAAGGCGCAAATCCCGAACGGCGCCAGCCGCATGATCCAGCCGACCAGGCGCAACATCAATTCCAGCCCTTCCTGCAGCAATAACAGGATGTTGCGGTAACGGTCGCCGCCGACCACCAGCGCAATTCCCAACAGCAGCGCAAACACCACTATCGCCAGCACGTTGGCCTGCGCCAACGCGGCAAACGGGTTGAGGAACAGGCCGTGCAGGAAACTGGCGATAAATTCGGGGAAACTCATCTGTTTGGCGCTAAAACCTTGGCTGGCGTGCTGGAACAGCTCCAAATTCAGACCTTTGCCGGGTTCGAACCAAATCGCCGCTCCCAGCCCGAGCAGGATCGCCAACGCCATCGACAACACGAAAAAGCCCAGCGTTGCGATCCACACCCGGTGTAGCTGACTGTGCAAGCGCAAATTGGCAACGCCGACTGCGATCGAGGTAAACACCAGCGGCACCAGCACCATTTTCAACAGATCGACAAACAAAGTGCCGACCAAACCCAGCAGATAAAGCCCCTGCCGGCTAAGCGGCGCCTCCGGCCCCAATCCGGCGAAACCGATGCCCAGCGCGATACCCAGCGCCGCCCCGAGAAAAATTTGGCCGTTCAATCCGATTTTCACCGCGTTCTCCTGATGCAAACATGTAATGCCGATTGTAACCCCGGCGTCGGCAAAGCGATCGAACGTCGCCTTCGGCCCGTTGCCGAAACAAAATTCATTGACCGGCGACCGATGCCGGCAGTACTTTGCGGAAAAATGGGGACTGGTTGCGGCTGATTGGCTGGCTGCAGCCGGCAACGACAACACTAAAACGAAAGGAACAAGCATGAAGATCGGACCCAAACCCGCAGCAAGCAAAGCCGGCACGCGCCTGAAACCCAAAACCGGCTTTAGCGCAGACGCGCGCCGCTTGCGGCAAGCGTTGGAGCGGATCGCCGAGCTGGAACAACGCTTGGCGGCGCTGGAGCAAGTCATTCAAATCGCGCCCGACGGATCGCTTCGGATCAGCGCTGCCGCGAACGTCGAAGTCAACGCGAGTCTGGTAACTATCAATGCCAACAACGTGAAGGCCGCCAACATCATCCAATGCGAAACGCTGATTGCGAATAATGTCGTGGCAGCGACTTATACCCCAGGCGCCGGGAATATTTGGTAGGCGCGGCGAGCGGACAAAGCAGAGCGCCAA comes from the Methylomonas sp. EFPC3 genome and includes:
- a CDS encoding dicarboxylate/amino acid:cation symporter; translated protein: MKIGLNGQIFLGAALGIALGIGFAGLGPEAPLSRQGLYLLGLVGTLFVDLLKMVLVPLVFTSIAVGVANLRLHSQLHRVWIATLGFFVLSMALAILLGLGAAIWFEPGKGLNLELFQHASQGFSAKQMSFPEFIASFLHGLFLNPFAALAQANVLAIVVFALLLGIALVVGGDRYRNILLLLQEGLELMLRLVGWIMRLAPFGICALLAQLLATQNMALLSSLAQFVAVVIGTTLLHGFVVLPGLLFLATGVSPLKFFRGARAALLTAFATSSSSATLPVTLRCAEQHLHVKPSIAGFVIPLGATVNMDGTALYEAAAALFVANLAGIELDLAQQLIVCFTTMVAAIGAPGIPSAGMVTMVMVLQAVGLPAEAVAILLPVDRVLDTVRTMVNVEGDMVGCLIVQRFAEA